Genomic segment of Melospiza melodia melodia isolate bMelMel2 chromosome 13, bMelMel2.pri, whole genome shotgun sequence:
CCTCAGCCATGGGCAGcatggggctggagctgcagctcttgcCAGCCTCGTCCACCACCTGCCTCAGGTACAGCTGCTCCACCTGGGACAAAGCAAAGAGGGCAGGGATTGAGTGAGGAGCGAGCTCTTGGGGCATCTCTGATGCTCCAGGCAGTGGAGATGGGCTGGGGGACACACAGCAGGTCTGGCTCTCCACAAGCAGCTCCAGGAATAAAGAGGCAGGCCCAGGAGTAAAGGGACAGGCCCAGGAGTAAAGGGAGcgggcccaggagctgctgccagcagggatATTGAGATGCAAGGACAGGCTGGGGGTGTCCCAGCACATCCAGAGTGATCCACTGGGGCAGACCTGCAGGACAGCCGGAGGTGACGAGGTCAGGAGCCGTGCAGGAGGCACAGGAGCAGTCTCTGGTCTTGTAAAATCCCCACAGGACCTCACAGAGCTTGTGTGGGTCTCTGCTTGCTCAAGAGGGGATGCCACACCctgcctgtgccctccctgccacAGCCTGGCTGGCCCAAGAGGCTCCAGAAACCCTGTCCTGAGCCTTTCCAACCCCACaactgctgcagcttctccaagGAGAAGTTTCTGACCAGAGCCATGAGGACTGACCCCACATCCCAACCCCCCTTCTTCCCCCTCCAACCCCACTGCTGCCAACCACAGCTGTTGACCACATCACTGACTGATCTTAAACCCACCACTCCAGGGATTTACTTCCCCATTTCCCACAGGAGAAGGCAGAAATCCCAGTGACAAAGCAGGATCAGGAGGAAGAGGAAAGATTTCCCTGCAGTTCACAAAACTCATGTGTAGGTGACGAGGGTCACGCACGGTAGGGATGGACGGAGACGAGATTTCTTTGGAGCCAAGTTATGAAACTATTGGTTTATTACAAAGGGTGTGGGTGAAGGGGCCTGTTGTGAGctgccagctgcagctcagagcacgGCCGAGAGAAAAGAGGCTTAAAGTGTAAGAGAGTTCAAGACAAAAGTTTAAGAGTAGAGAGCATGTAAAAGGAGGGGGTGAAGGAGTGCAGAGGgaagacaaagagacaaagaaagaaaagggcgtGAAGAGGAGCACGAGGGCAAAGAGATAAGGGAGAAGAGAGGTAAGAGAGCTTGGAGAGTGAACAACAGGAGAGAGCAAAAAGGAGCAAAAAAGAGAGCGAAGCTCCCGTTACAACACAATAAATCgtcttcagtgttgaatatgcagattctcattaactaatctactacagcatgcatatcttATAACATTTCTACACAACCTATAAAAATCACTTCATTACTATATTATGTTTACGtgttaaaccctaaatcttattCTTTGGGCCTTATCTGCCAAGTTGCAAGGCCTTCTCTGAATCTTAGgtctgcctgcttgcagagggaattGTGTCCTCCAGGGGGGATTACATTCAACTGGTCacaactaaggtatctcaaaggttgctttcatttcaatctcgcatatagcttctatattctcaaaatcttttgctagGCAGTCATATTTAAAAGGCTTTCTCGTTTCATCCTGCCCAACACTCATGCCCTTAGGAGAGCTTCATTTGCAAACCCAGCTCCAGGGATTTGATAACCAGCAGCCCAAGCACCTCTCAGGAGGCTGTGGAAAAGCCTCTTCCACCCCAATGCAGGCACCCAAATGCCCCGTGGGGACATTTACACCCaaatgctgcagggctggggctctgctggcagAATTCCCACCCTGCCTGGCTCCCTTTCCATCCCAGCCCCCCGTACCTGGACAAGGATGAGTTTACACCTCAGGGGCACCGCGTCTGGGAACTCCTCCCCGAAGCACAGCATGACCCTGCTGTCAGGGAAGCGGCCCTGGTTGTTGTAgtactgctgcagctctgcaaggaCACAGGAAAAATCGGAATTTGCCCTCCAGGGGCTTTGTTACACATCCCTGGGATCAAACAACCCGCAAGGAAGCTGTGGGTTCAAGCAAAGCCTCCAGTTTGGAATTTGCCAATTTGCCACATGACCCCAAACACCCCATTATCCTTTCCTAGGTCTGGTAGTGTCACCTGCTCACCCTTGGGAACCCAGCAGGGAGGGATTCAAAGTGTGCAAGGAAAAAGGGCTGCACCCTTTCAACCCCACCACAGGGCCCAAGGGGGTCTCACACCAGGTTTAAGCTCCAGAAACCCTTTGTGCATTGTCCCAAGGCTCTGGGATGCCAGAATTACCTCAGCTTTTCCAGGGAGTTTCTGGCCAGAGTCATATCCCTGTTCTCCCATCCCCTCCTCAAGGTTtccccaccccaaaactgctTCCACCCAGGATTGTCCACCACATCTGCTGGCTGACCATCCTCAACCACCCAATACAGAGGATTTATTTCCTACAGGAAAGAGCAGAAATCCCAACaccaaaaaaataataataatcaggGGGCTCCTACAAACCTCGGAAGAACAAATTGGTGTCAAAGATCTTCACCACATCCTCCCTGTCCAGCTTGTTGGGCCTGTCCTTGTAGGCCATGGTGTTGCCACTCCAGAAgaccctgccctggcagagcctcTTGATGAAGATGCCCTGCTTGTTGCTGTGCAGGAGGACACCCCTGTCCAGGTGGCCAAAGAGCTTCCTGGTGATCTGCTTCTGCCGCTCGTTCTGGATGGCGTCGGCCGAGGGGAACCGCACGTGCTCCAGGGCATCGGGGGCGTAGAGCTTCTCCCCGTGGCCCGAGGGCTGCCCCAGGGAGAtcctgcagccctcagagcaCGAGGTGCTGACGTGGCCCACCAGCCTCCCGCTGTAGTAGAAGCTGATCACCATCTGGGAATAACCTGGGGGGGTGAGGGATTTGTGGGGGTCTCATCAGGGAAGGACACAGGTGCTCCTCGCTGCCACGCCCAAATTCCAGATCTCCTGGGAGTGGCATTTCCAGGGCTGATCAGCAAGTGAGAGCTCCCAATGTTACAGGATCATGgagtggttggggttggaagggatctctaaACCACccgggtcacctggagcaggtgacacaggaacaaaTCCAGGCGGGGTTTGTTCCACCAGTTCCTCTCTGAACGTCTCCAGAGAGGGAAATTCCACTCTGACACCCTCCTCCATGGGAAGTTTTTCCTCATGTTGAGGTAGAACTTCTGGTGGTTTATTTCAAACCCATCGAACCTCTCCCTCCTGCCTTTGCTCCACATTTCCCTCATGCCATGAGCAGATCCCCCCATCCCAAAAGCTGCCTGGTCCCAACATCCcaagcagctgctctgtgccccccTGCCACCAGGCAGGATTCCTCCCAGCATGGCAATGTGGATAATCAGGAGGGTGCAGCACCTCCCAAACCCAAAGCAAAGCCTCCCTGAAGGTGGGGGACAGAGTCAGAGCCACCTCCTGCCACCAcaaacagagacacacacacctgctggccaggtgaggagCCTTACCTGAGTGATACTGCTCATAGCTGGAGTATCCATTCATCAGGGGCAACGCTGTGGGCACAGAAAGCCAAGCTGAGCCTGcactcccaaaccccaaatcccaatccctccTCATTTTCTGCCCCAGGTTTCCCACACGAGAAATGCCAGCAAAAATCTCCCAGCTGGATTTCTTCATGAGTACTTCAAACATTCTCAGTAAGGAAGATTAAACACACAATGGGGAGCAGTTTATCCCCACACAGGAAGATTTCTCCCGCCCCAAACACCacacaagctgctggctgcttaccagggctgggctgctgcaCCCACCAGTCGGGTATTGGGGGGTTCCTGCAGGTCTCCTGTGGGGGTGAGGGGCTCCTCTTGATGATGCCCAGGTACTCATCCACACAGGAGGGCTGTGGGACAGCAGATACTGAGATCAGAGCGGGTTTGATGCCTCCAGCAAGGCTCAGGGAGGGCCCAAACGGCAACACCAGCCAATTTTTGAGGGGGTGGAAAGACCAAGTCTGGCATTGCCCAGGTTGTACATCTGAATATGACCCTCAAGAGCTGCAGAGGGTGAGCAGGCAGGTGTGACAAGGCCAAGGAGGGGCACAGAGCTGTGACAGACCCATCCCCAGGGAAGGTCTCTCCCAGCTGGATGCACaaggaaagcaggagctggggctggctcaCCTAGAGGAGCTGCAAACCCAACCCTGCAGCTTTGCAGAGGCAATTTGGGGAAGGCAGTGCTTTCCCAAAGATGACAGCTTGacccagtgtcacagacatcttttatggaaaatcctttccttaggatatttcctcctgagaagctgagaggcctcaggaacaaaatgtaaacattgattatctgctgctgtggaatgcaacaggtgcatctgtgattggtctcatgtggttgtttctaattaatggccaatcacagcccagctggcctggactctctggtcagtcacaaacctttgctatcattctttcctattctattcttagctagccttctgatgaaaccttttcttctatttttttagtataattttaatgtaatatatatcataaaataataaatcaagccttctgtaacacggagtcagatcctcgtctctccccCAGTCCAAGAGCCCCTGTGAACaccccaagccctgccctgcagccagggtGAGGCCTCACCTCCTTGATGAGGTCGTCgatggcagaggagctgcagtccATGTCGGTGACATCGTTCAGGCTGCTCCCGTTGGCCACCCCTGCTTTGCCTGCAGGGAGAGGTGGGGCTGCATCAGAACACCCACACTTGCCAAGCACAGCTCATCCTGAAGGGTTTTGGAAACCTCTCACCCAGTGAAAGTGGTGAAAGCAGGAACCACAGCAGAGCCGTGTAACAGCAGCTTGGAGAGGCTCAcagcccctccagagctgcttttTTGGGGCCGAAAATCACTTTACAACTCATTTCCCCCCTGCACAGGGACCAGCAGCAAGAAAAATCAAAAACCTGGCTGGTGGCAGAGACAAagctggaggagaggagagggtttggggtttttttgagcacCCCAGagactggggctggggctgctgcttctcTTTTTTCCACCAGCCACGCCAGGGCAGCGGTGCTGCTGGTGGGAACCTGCAGTGCCATTTGCATAGTGGCAGCACAGCCCCTGTGTGAACGGGCTGGGGGGGGACAGAGATGCTAAAGGCAGATTTCCTGACTGCAAAatcatgctcttttttttttttttttggcaagttTTTAGCTTAAAGGACAAAGCACACAGGCTCCCCTAACCACAAATAGAGTTATAGTTAGTGTGAGCTGAGCCACAGCGGACATCAGAGCAGCTCTCTGCAAAATGATTCCTCCTCCAgcaagaaaaggaatttattgcagctccacaccaccctcacagggcaggggtttggaggaaaaaaaaggctgaGGCTGGGTTGGGAGGAAAATAAAGATTGAGGCTCATGTTCCTCCCCGAAGCAGGGAAGTGGAATTTGCGCCTACAATAGTCTCAGGGAATGGGAGTTCCCACAAGGCTGCAGTTGTCCCGTATTTCCTTTAAGGGGTTTAGGTGGTTAAAAACCCCAAGCCTGGGCTTTGTCCTCccctccctgtcaccccaggagacacctgcagagcaggacaagcacagagcacagagcagggctggccagggagccGTGCTCaggtgcagggctgtgctcacaggatGGACCCAAAACAGGGCTCAGCCCTTTCCTGGGGAACTCACActtctgctcctcctctggcacGATCCTGTAGACCTTGTAGGGCTCGGAGATGTCCAGCTGGGACCTGTCTGTCACCTCCTCAAAGTCAGGGCTCTTGTTCAGGGCGCAGCGCAGCCGCGTCTTCCATGTGGCCGGCTCGGCTTTGTCACCCTCCTTGAACTTGCCTTTGAAAACAGCCCAGGCCTGAAGCAAAGAATgagaaaaaccctaaggaaatcCTCCCTGTGAGCCCTACAAAGCCTCCTAGGGAGGAAGAGCTGGGGTTGCAGAGAGCATTTTGCATCTTGCACCCTCTCGAGCATCCCTTGGGGATTTGCTGTTTCACTCCTAGACTGCAGCCACCTGCACAGCCACCAcaccaggggggtttggggtgcagagcAGCACTGCCTGCCTCAGAAATGCAGAAAAGGCTGGTAAAAGGCAGGTTTGCAAAAAGCAGAGGTCAAAATCCTCACTTGTGGGTTCACTTCTGCACCTAATGGTCAGGAGCATGAGGAATCGCTGctcaaaaatcaaaataaacctCATTGCCCATCTCCTGActaatattaataaataaatgaacTGGTTTCCCCAAGATCAGAATATAATCTGTGCTTTTAGTAGAAGAACATATTTTCCATTGAATAAAAAcattacattttttttaaatatacagaTTGATTTCTTTTATAATATTTCTATAAATTTTCAGAGGGCTGAGTTCAAAGCCCTCATAACTCAGTGCTCCCAAACCAGGtcttactgaaattaaactccTTCACCAGTACAGATACTTGGAAGTGGGGTCAGAGGGAAGGGAATTCCTGGGGAAGACCTGAACTTTTTGCTTTGGGAtggaattttcccattttttccaaaaCTGGAAATCCCCGATTCAGTGAAATCCTTCCTTCCCACCTACAAAGtccttttagttttttttaaCATAAACCCAGCATTTTATCATCAAACTCATCAGCATTTTATCATCAAGCTGATAAGAAGTTTAGAGCAGGTCAAAAGCTGCTTCTCACATCACACCTGGATTCAAACATGCTGAAAACAAACTTAAAACTGGTCCTAAATTTTGATAAAAAGGAATAAatcatctcaaaaaaaaaaaaaaaaagccaggagaccaactgcagcatctcctgcAAGGGTTAAAGATGTAAAACCCAGAAACAGCGTGGCCATGTCCCACCAAGGGACAAAACCAGCAGCAAAGAGCCCAGGAactctcagaatctctgctgctcacagtgactctGAGATATGTACAGACTTTTTTCCAGCCTGGCTGTTGAAGAAAGAGCCAGAACTCTTTTGTTCTTGTTTTCAagattgtttattatttcttatctacagcattctttctctggcctgctgaggtctgtctggcatgtcaggttgaggcacactggtgttatcttttacactaaaaactacctgtacattaTTTTCCATAACCTcctaatacctatcacctatgttagacagtgagtttctacctTACACCAATCCAaaggtgccaccatcacagcagaagatggaggccaagaagaagaaggagaaaggctggacacgcccaggttcctccatcttgcctcctgaacccccattctaaaaaccccaaaaatctatttttcaccccatgatgaATTCACTACCATTGTCTTGACTTGTAACTgttcatataaaggttggtaattttttccaagggttagatcaaaggcacaggggtcttgggctctgtgccaaggtctccaaTCCCCTGGGCAGGATCTCAaaccctccagggcagccagagtaaTTTCCTGGGCTCCAACAAGGAACCACCAAGAAAAAGGCATTCCCTACCTTGAAAATGGAAGCATCCACCTCCTGGTTGTAGTCCTGCTTGCCGGCGTGCTTCCAGGGGATGCGGAACATGGACTTGTCCTCGTTCTCCCAGATGAGCCCCGCGTAGAGCTCGCTGTCGATCTGCTCGATCAGCCACTGCCGCAGCCGCCGCCCGCCGTTCCTGTCACACATCCTGCACAGGGGGGAAAATCCACATCTTGTCATTGGTTTCTCTCAGATATTAAAGGGAATATtgcatgtgttgtgttagaaagtagtGCTGTGTTGGTTTTCTTGGGTAGTGTGTTGAATGTAGTTTTAGGTTATCGATGCTGGCAAGGGGGGTTATTTACAGACACAAACGAGACGCGGCTGCTGTGGAAAgtgccttgagctgtttatttttcagcatcagtctcacaacatgattatgacaatgggaagtaTCAATGCTGTATCTgaagcctgccttttgcagctttccccaaaaccacctaGTTTTGTAGATTCCCACAGCGATAGCAAAATGTTAAAGTAGAAACtctgctatgtaagatacttttacTAAATAAAGGAGTCAcagtgagacagcagccacaggacacctgaatctttcagagaaagagaatttatcaGAATtgtctcttatcagaagaaatgaacttctccCCACCtggatcagccctgaagacactgtgaggattcagaggaagaagctgacaccgaccagacagaatcctgtgtttgaatggaatttatgcatcatgtatgagatgtatgaatatgcaacaggttattgtttttaagggttaatcctttgttaatgtgggtcctttttcaggcttattttgcccagaaaaggaaCCCAGACTgcctgtaactctttgtttctattgtctcatattgtcctaattcaaattgtccaaattattattactctaattatattactctaattataaccattttattactattaaactttaaatattttaaaaacaagtgattggcatttttcacatgcaGGGACACCCTCTGAGCCCTCTCAGCTCTATCCCAGTTCTATCCCAGAACAGGGATTGGGCTCCTTTGCCCCTTtcccccttgctcagctggcagcagcaccacCTGCAGCTTTTGGAAGCCCCACGTGCCAATGTCTGCCCActttaaagtcctttccaacccaaaccattctgtgatcccacagtTCTGTAATTCTAAGATTAAAACACCCCCCAGACCACACCCCACCCAATCCTCTgcttcttttaaaattaaaaaaaaaaaaagaataaaaatgaagGCAATTTCCTTCTGAGTTGCTACAAATTCTTCCTGCAGCCCTAGCAAAGTTCCGCTCCCAGAGTGGCTGACTCAGTGCTCTGCCTATTCCTATTCTGCTGCGGGATAAATCACAGAGGAAGCAGATGGATGGGGATTACAGCCCCCAGCTGTGCTGTCACCTGAGCAAGTGACACTGGTCTGGCCATGCCGGggtgccagagctgtccctggcacaaGGATCTGTCCCGGAgggggcagcagctcctctcaCCAAGCACTGTTCGGGGAGGGGATGCCAGCTCCAAACTGCATCCCAAATCCTCACGGGGATAAGGAACACACAATCAGTGCAAGCAAAGTGCCAGGCTCACcctccctgtcacctccctgtcatGACAGCAGCTGGTGGCCTGGCAGAAGTGATCAGCAGCCCCTGAACCAACTTcccaggcattttgggctctgcaTTTTACAGGACTGCCTCTCCCTCATTTATGTGTTATTTACTGCCCCACTGGAAGCTTTTTGGGAAGAAAACGGGAAAAAAAGGAtgttcccagcacagcctgagagCCTGTGGTCCCTGCTTTGCCATGGGTTGCCACCAGCTCAGTGCCACCAAATTCCACCCCTTCCTGATGGCCATGGCTACTCAGAGCACAGCCCCTGGATTTTAGGGATGGTGAACACCAACACCACCAGCCAAAACACCGCGGAGGGCACAGCTCTGGTTGTCCCAAAGGACACGGCACAGCTCATCCCTGGGGGAACGGGGCACACACGGCCTCTCTGGGGGCTCCAGCGCCCACCCCGAGAGATGCCAAAAGGGAAGAACCCGAGAAATCCCGCAGAAATGGGACACTTATTCTAGAAACCTTCTTCCCATCCCTGCCGGAGGCCGGGGCTCCATCTGCGTCCCCGAGAGGGAGTCACAGGCTCAGGACATCGGGGAGCCGCCTCCAGCGGGCTGGCAGCGGCAGCGCTGCGGCTCCACCGCCCATCCCGGGCTCTGCCACCCGCAGGGACCGCGACACGGGGGCATCCCGGGACACGGGGGCATCCCGCGACATGCCGGTAACGGGGAAGGGCTCGGGACCTGCCCCAGCCTTTCCCCGAGCGGTGCCGGTGCCTTCCCGGTGTCCTCTCACCGAGGATGCCGGTACAGGACGCGGTCCTGCGGCAGGTCCCTGCCCTCCCACAGGCGATGCCGGTGCCGGTCCCTGCCTTCTCCCCGGGATGCCGGTGCCGGTATCGGTCCCCCGACCGGTCCCTGCCCTCCCACGGGTGATGCCGGTgccggtccctgtccccagccggTCCCTGCCCTCCCACGGGAGATTCAGGTCCCTGTCCCCGGCCGGTCGCTGCCCACCCacaggaggtgctgctgtggggatgccGGTACCTGTCTGTTCCCCCGGTCGGTACCGTTCCCGTTtctgcgctgccggtgccgcgCCCGCGGTTTCGCTGAGCTCATTATATATACCAGAGACATAATGAGGTCACGCCCACCGCCACGCCCCCTCCGCGCTCCACCAATCACCGGCTTCTCGCCGCTCCCGCTCTACCCAATGAGGAGGCGGGGCCGTGCGGCGCTGACCAATGAGGAGCGTCCCGGCGGGGCGCGCGCCGCAGTTTCTCTTAAAGCGCGGCTTTCCCTGAAATCAGCTGACCGGGGGGGCGGGGCCCGagcgggagggggcggggcctgagCGGGAGGGGGCGTGGTTAACCCGCCCCTGTCCCGGGTTTATCCCGGGTCTGTCCGGGGTCGGTTCGGTGCCGTCGTTCCCAATCCCGAATTAATCCATTCCCAGTTCTAACCCAGCTTCCCCAGTCCCAGAGCATCTGCCCAGAGCCAGACTGGGCCATTACCAGTCCCagcccagtccattcccagtctcgGACCAAAGTCCCAGTCCCagcccagtccattcccagtctcaCACCAATATCCCAGTCCCagcccagtccattcccagtctcgGACCAATATTCCCAGTTCAAGACCAATCCATCAGTATATCCCCAAATAAACCTCCCCAATTCCAGACCAGTCTCCCCAGTTCCAGATCAATCTAGTCCCTGACCAGTTTCCCCAATCCCAGaccagtgtccccattcccagaTCAGTTTCCCCAGTCCCAGACCAGTTTCCCCAGTCCATTCCCACTCCCAGGCCCCTTTCCCCAGTCCCACACGGGTCCACCCCCAGTCCCAGTTTAGTGCAGGCAGTT
This window contains:
- the IRF8 gene encoding interferon regulatory factor 8, which gives rise to MCDRNGGRRLRQWLIEQIDSELYAGLIWENEDKSMFRIPWKHAGKQDYNQEVDASIFKAWAVFKGKFKEGDKAEPATWKTRLRCALNKSPDFEEVTDRSQLDISEPYKVYRIVPEEEQKCKAGVANGSSLNDVTDMDCSSSAIDDLIKEPSCVDEYLGIIKRSPSPPQETCRNPPIPDWWVQQPSPALPLMNGYSSYEQYHSGYSQMVISFYYSGRLVGHVSTSCSEGCRISLGQPSGHGEKLYAPDALEHVRFPSADAIQNERQKQITRKLFGHLDRGVLLHSNKQGIFIKRLCQGRVFWSGNTMAYKDRPNKLDREDVVKIFDTNLFFRELQQYYNNQGRFPDSRVMLCFGEEFPDAVPLRCKLILVQVEQLYLRQVVDEAGKSCSSSPMLPMAEEPQHEQGYRIFQDICTTRPLFRESQQIAV